A region from the Cannabis sativa cultivar Pink pepper isolate KNU-18-1 chromosome 9, ASM2916894v1, whole genome shotgun sequence genome encodes:
- the LOC115722692 gene encoding biotin synthase, mitochondrial: MMLSIASIFRRSTQLRASVLQFQLSSYSSSAAAIQAERTVKEGPRNDWTRDEIKAVYDSPVLDLLFHGAQVHRHAHNFREVQQCTLLSIKTGGCSEDCSYCPQSSRYDTGVKSQKLMTKDAVLEAAKKAKEAGSTRFCMGAAWRETVGRKTNFNQILEYVTEIRNMGMEVCCTLGMIEKQQAEALKKAGLTAYNHNLDTSREYYPNIITTRTYDDRLQTLQYVRDAGINVCSGGIIGLGEAEEDRVGLLHTLATLPTHPESVPINALLAVKGTPLQEQKPVEIWEMIRMIATARIVMPKAMVRLSAGRVRFSMPEQALCFLAGANSIFTGEKLLTTPNNDFDADQLMFKVLGLTPKSPSFLDEISTVDESEGRQEAVSSSA; this comes from the exons ATGATGCTTTCGATTGCTTCCATTTTCCGTCGTTCTACACAGCTGAGAGCTTCGGTTCTACAGTTTCAGCTTTCATCCTACTCTTCTTCCGCGGCTGCAATTCAAGCTGAGAGAACAGTCAAAGAAGGTCCGAGAAACGATTGGACCCGTGATGAGATCAAGGCCGTCTATGATTCTCCTGTTCTCGATCTTCTTTTTCATGGA GCTCAAGTTCACAGACATGCTCATAACTTTAGAGAAGTGCAGCAGTGCACTCTTCTTTCTATCAAGACAGGTGGATGTAGTGAGGATTGTTCATATTGTCCTCAGTCATCCAGGTATGATACAGGAGTAAAATCCCAGAAGCTTATGACCAAAGATGCTGTTTTGGAAGCAGCAAAAAAG GCGAAAGAGGCTGGTAGTACACGTTTTTGTATGGGTGCAGCATGGAGAGAGACAGTGGGAAGAAAGACAAACTTCAACCAGATCCTTGAATATGTTACAGAAATAAG GAATATGGGGATGGAAGTATGCTGCACTTTGGGTATGATAGAGAAACAGCAAGCTGAAGCACTCAAGAAGGCAGGCCTCACAGCTTATAACCACAATCTTGATACATCAAGGGAATATTACCCGAACATTATTACAACAAGAACCTATGATGACCGCCTTCAAACCCTTCAGTATGTCCGGGATGCAGGGATTAATGTTTGCTCAG GAGGAATAATAGGCCTTGGAGAGGCAGAGGAGGATCGAGTCGGTTTATTACATACTTTGGCAACACTACCCACACATCCAGAGAGTGTTCCCATCAATGCATTACTTGCAGTGAAAGGCACACCTCTTCAAGAACAAAAG CCGGTTGAAATATGGGAGATGATTCGGATGATTGCCACTGCTCGTATTGTTATGCCAAAAGCAATGGTGAGGCTGTCAGCTGGTAGAGTTCGATTCTCCATGCCTGAGCAGGCATTATGTTTTTTGGCTGGAGCAAATTCAATTTTCACGGGTGAGAAGTTGTTGACTACCCCAAACAATGATTTTGATGCTGATCAACTCATGTTCAAGGTGCTGGGACTGACCCCGAAGTCTCCTAGTTTTTTGGATGAAATATCAACAGTAGATGAATCAGAAGGTCGTCAGGAAGCAGTTTCTAGCTCGGCTTGA